A region of Vitis riparia cultivar Riparia Gloire de Montpellier isolate 1030 chromosome 12, EGFV_Vit.rip_1.0, whole genome shotgun sequence DNA encodes the following proteins:
- the LOC117926080 gene encoding sodium/calcium exchanger NCL-like gives MALLMLVNPGNCGLAILANSSSGLVSDGVGEIQQSDFIVFEHWPSSDSYSQTIGFMPYTTTVPGNIFLILVFVSLMLFAAKLLYDGSEILVEVVSPRITGGVFLPLLGSLLDALISFASRLCGNKETAQNDKVSAGIGLLTGSTAMLLMLLGGCCIMDGSAVGTDVRNSYTARIMIISVMPFIIIQLSQILNRTSPIFLVALISLIISVSLLLAYCLYQVFHPSILKRRLAYTNPMHIMPRTVKNLKCCSLGRLLTANGEPDVEVIRRLFAMIGENSDQLLSASELRALITGIQIKDKDSAINDAVGEVMRDFDSCGDSKINIDAFIKGISSWLAKAKHSAICSSDNDLKTRLVVDHFNLCRNISKLMNLHATNKEHELLGVQSDEIAKIENPKWSVSKAVLMLLLGSLIAATFADPLVNAVGNFSTATNIPSFLFSFAVLPFASSSEAVSALMFASQKKLRITSLTFSKIYGAVSMNKLLCLSVFLGLLYFRHLTWNFTSEVLIILIIWSFLRKQMR, from the exons ATGGCTCTTCTCATGCTAGTGAACCCCGGGAATTGTGGACTTGCTATTTTAGCTAACTCTTCCTCTGGGCTGGTCTCTGATGGAGTTGGAGAGATTCAGCAATcagattttattgtttttgagcACTGGCCTTCATCAGATAGCTATAGCCAGACGATTGGATTCATGCCGTACACCACCACTGTGCCTGGAAACATTTTCCTTATCCTTGTGTTTGTTTCCTTGATGTTGTTTGCAGCCAAGCTCTTGTATGATGGGAGTGAGATTCTGGTGGAAGTTGTTAGTCCTAGAATTACTGGTGGAGTTTTTCTACCTCTGCTCGGCTCGCTTCTTGATGCGCTTATCAGCTTTG CATCCAGGCTATGTGGGAACAAAGAAACTGCTCAAAATGATAAGGTGTCAGCTGGGATCGGTTTGCTAACTGGATCAACTGCTATGCTTCTGATGTTGCTAGGGGGATGCTGCATCATGGATG GTTCAGCTGTTGGCACTGACGTCAGAAATAGCTATACTGCAAGGATCATGATCATATCTGTCATGCCATTCATAATAATCCAACTATCACAAATTCTCAACAGGACTTCACCAATTTTCTTAGTGGCCTTGATTTCACTCATTATCTCTGTTTCTCTATTGCTTGCATATTGCCTCTATCAG GTCTTTCACCcttctattttgaaaagaagACTTGCTTATACAAACCCCATGCATATTATGCCGAGAACtgtaaaaaatttgaaatgctGTTCATTGGGGAGGCTCTTAACCGCTAATGGGGAACCTGATGTAGAAGTTATCAGAAGGTTATTTGCGATGATTGGTGAGAATTCAGATCAGTTGCTCTCGGCTAGTGAATTAAGAGCACTGATAACAGGAATCCAGATTAAAGACAAAGATTCAGCTATTAATGATGCTGTTGGAGAAGTAATGAGAGATTTTGATTCATGTGGGGATTCTAAAATTAATATAGATGCCTTCATTAAAGGAATCTCAAGCTGGCTTGCTAAGGCTAAGCATTCAGCAATTTGTTCCAGTGACAATGATTTGAAGACAAGACTAGTTGTAGACCACTTCAATTTG TGTCGTAACATCTCTAAATTAATGAATTTGCATGCAACAAACAAAGAGCATGAACTGCTGGGTGTTCAGAGTGATGAGATTGCAAAGATCGAAAACCCCAAATGGAGTGTCTCTAAAGCAGTGCTGATGTTGCTTTTGGGGTCTCTGATAGCTGCTACATTTGCTGATCCTCTAGTCAATGCTGTTGGCAACTTCTCCACTGCTACAAACATTCCTTCTTTCCTGTTCTCATTTGCTGTTCTGCCTTTCGCTAGCTCCAGCGAGGCAGTGTCAGCTCTAATGTTTGCCAGCCAAAAGAAGTTGAGGATCACttctttaacattttcaaaG ATATATGGAGCAGTGAGCATGAACAAGCTCCTTTGCTTGTCAGTCTTCTTAGGCCTGCTTTATTTTCGCCATTTAACATGGAACTTCACATCCGAGGTGCTGATAATTCTCATTATTTGGAGCTTTCTTCGAAAGCAAATGAGATGA